TAAATTCCCACAAGCGGGTTCCATTTTTCTGTCGCGCCTCGGTTTCTCGGAACAGCATCAATCCTCGTTCTTCGGCCGAGACAACCACGTAATTATCGCTGTTGTTGTCAATCTCAATCTCAATCCGCTCCGGCTGAACAATCTGGCTCATCGACAGTGGGGCAATGCCTAAAAATAGTAGAGTAAAAATGAAGCTAGTATATATCCAGTCTCTCATAAAATCAGGTTGATGAACGGCCTTCGTTAATATGATAACAAAAAAGCCTATAGAAATTTACGGAATTTTAGAAAAAATTAAAAACAACATACTAATGATTAATGTCGGTGAGTATAAATCATTATTCACTAATCATTAATCATCATCGTCTATATTTGCCCTATGGCGAAAAAACTTAAAGTATTGATACTCCGCTTTTCTTCTATCGGAGACATTGTGCTTACCACCCCGGTTCCTCGAACCCTAAAAACCCAATTAGAGGCTGAGGTACACTACGCTACTAAGCAGCAGTATCATTCCCTAATGGCAACGAACCCATATATCGATAAAATCTACTTGTTAGAAAACAAACTATCGTCGCTCATTGCCCAGCTGAGGCTAGAAAAGTACGACTACATTATTGACTTACACAACAATCTTCGCACGCAAATTATCAAGAAACGCTTGGGGATTAAAAGCCATAGCTTTTCCAAACTAAACGTGGAGAAGTGGCTGATGGTTAACTTTAAAATTGATAAGCTGCCCAATGTGCATATTGTAGACCGTTATATGCAAACGGTAGCGCCACTGGGTGTGAAAATGGATAGTTTGGGATTAGACTACTTTATACCGGAGCAAGATGAAGTAGAGCCGGACTGGCTGCCCGAAACCCACCGCGAAGGATTTGTAGCGTACGCCATTGGAGCACAATTTAATACTAAAAAGCTTCCGGTAGATCGGATGATTGAACTGTGTGACCGAATTAATAAACCCATTATTCTTTTGGGCGACAAGAACGACTGGGAAACCGGGGAGCAGGTAGCGCAATTTTTTGCTCGTGATGAAGCTTCGCACGATTATGAAGAGAAATTAGCGGAGCTGGGTAAGAAAGCCCTAATCTGGAATGCCTGCGGAAAGTTTAACCTTAACCAATCGGCTTCTATTGTGCGGCAGGCTCGCTACGTATTTACCCACGATACCGGGCTTATGCATATTGCGGCGGCGTTTAAGAAGAATATTTTTTGCATTTGGGGAAACACTATTCCCGCATTTGGCATGTACCCCTACCGTACCAAATTTACAGTGTTAGAAAACAACCGGGTCAGTTGTCGCCCCTGTTCCAAAATAGGCTATCAGCAGTGCCCCAAAAAACATTTTCGCTGTATGCGCGGTATAACCTTCGACTTTTATTTACCTTAAGCAATAATGATTAATGAATGATGAGTAATGACTAATACATCTTTCTCATCAATCATTAATCATCAATCATTAAATTATGGAAAATTACAGCTTTTTTGACAACGTCAATAAGTTCGTCGGGCAAGCCGCCGGGTACTTAGAGTTACCTCAAGGGCTTCTCGATCAGATCAAACAATGTAATAGTGTTTACCAAATGAACTTTCCAGTAAAGTTGGATAATGGAAACTACGAGGTAATTGAGGCGTACCGAGTGCAACATTCCCACCACCGCCTGCCGGTAAAGGGAGGTATTCGCTACAGCATGGCGGTAAATGAAGATGAAGTGAAAGCATTGGCCGCGCTGATGAGCTACAAGTGCGCCCTAGTAGATGTGCCCTTTGGTGGAGCTAAAGGAGGAGTAAGGATTGATACCCGCAAATACAGCGAAAGCGAATTGGAAAAAATTACCCGACGGTATACGACTGAGCTTATTCGCAAGAACTTTATTAGTCCTGCCCAGGATGTACCTGCCCCTGACTACGGAACCGGAGCCCGGGAGATGGCTTGGATTGCAGATACCTACTCATCAATGAACACTGGTGAGCTTAACGCGCTAGCCTGCGTTACCGGAAAACCCATTTCTTTACACGGAATTCGTGGGCGAACCGAAGCTACCGGACGCGGGGTTTTTTACGGTATTCGTACTGCGGTAGATGTTACGGAAGATATGGAAAGCTTGGGTCTAACTCCGGGTTTGGAGGGCAAACGAATAATTATTCAGGGACTCGGAAACGTAGGATATTACTCTGCCAAATACTTGCAAGAAGGCGGGGCAATTATTACCGGAATTGCCGAGTACAACGGAGGAATCTATGATCCTAATGGCCTAGATGTAGAGGAAGTATATCAGTTAAAGCAGGAGAAAGGCTCCATTCTCGACTATAAGAATGCTAAAAATATTCAGAACTCTATTGAGCTGTTAGAGTACGACTGTGATATTTTGGTGCCAGCTGCTTTAGAAAATCAGATTACCGCCGAAAATGCCCCAGGGGTTAAGGCAAAGATCATTGGCGAAGCAGCCAACGGCCCGGTAACAACCGAAGCAGCCAATATACTTCAGGAGAAGGGATTACGCATATTGCCTGATTTTTACTTAAATGCTGGCGGGGTTACTGTATCGTATTTTGAGTGGTTAAAGAACTTATCGCACGTAGCCTTCGGACGCATGGATAAACGCTACGAAGAGCTGACCAACCGCAGTATGGTAGCGGCTATGGAGGAGATTACGGGGCATCAGCTTTCGGATACGCAACGAAGCTCACTGGTACGAGGGGCGGGTGAGATTGATATTGTGAACTCCGGTCTGGAAGAAACAATGATGAACGCCTATTATACCATTTGGGAAATTATGAAAACCAAAGAAACCGGTAGCCTCCGCATAGCTTCTTTCATTAGCGCGATGGAAAAAATTGCTACCGCCTACGTTGCCCGTGGTATCTTCCCTTGATGAATTCTATTCGTATTGAAGTGTTAAGGTGTTATAGTTCTTGGTACTATGGTATTTATTGCAT
This region of Tunicatimonas pelagia genomic DNA includes:
- a CDS encoding glycosyltransferase family 9 protein translates to MAKKLKVLILRFSSIGDIVLTTPVPRTLKTQLEAEVHYATKQQYHSLMATNPYIDKIYLLENKLSSLIAQLRLEKYDYIIDLHNNLRTQIIKKRLGIKSHSFSKLNVEKWLMVNFKIDKLPNVHIVDRYMQTVAPLGVKMDSLGLDYFIPEQDEVEPDWLPETHREGFVAYAIGAQFNTKKLPVDRMIELCDRINKPIILLGDKNDWETGEQVAQFFARDEASHDYEEKLAELGKKALIWNACGKFNLNQSASIVRQARYVFTHDTGLMHIAAAFKKNIFCIWGNTIPAFGMYPYRTKFTVLENNRVSCRPCSKIGYQQCPKKHFRCMRGITFDFYLP
- a CDS encoding Glu/Leu/Phe/Val family dehydrogenase, producing the protein MENYSFFDNVNKFVGQAAGYLELPQGLLDQIKQCNSVYQMNFPVKLDNGNYEVIEAYRVQHSHHRLPVKGGIRYSMAVNEDEVKALAALMSYKCALVDVPFGGAKGGVRIDTRKYSESELEKITRRYTTELIRKNFISPAQDVPAPDYGTGAREMAWIADTYSSMNTGELNALACVTGKPISLHGIRGRTEATGRGVFYGIRTAVDVTEDMESLGLTPGLEGKRIIIQGLGNVGYYSAKYLQEGGAIITGIAEYNGGIYDPNGLDVEEVYQLKQEKGSILDYKNAKNIQNSIELLEYDCDILVPAALENQITAENAPGVKAKIIGEAANGPVTTEAANILQEKGLRILPDFYLNAGGVTVSYFEWLKNLSHVAFGRMDKRYEELTNRSMVAAMEEITGHQLSDTQRSSLVRGAGEIDIVNSGLEETMMNAYYTIWEIMKTKETGSLRIASFISAMEKIATAYVARGIFP